The Melospiza georgiana isolate bMelGeo1 chromosome 26, bMelGeo1.pri, whole genome shotgun sequence genome window below encodes:
- the GIPC3 gene encoding PDZ domain-containing protein GIPC3, translated as MQRAGRHGRQPPEGGPMENGVGQEPATPEPAGPAAPRAPRARPRLVFHTQLAHGSPTGRIEGFTNVKELYAKIAEVFDISPTEILFCTLNTHKVDMQKLLGGQIGLEDFIFAHVRGETKEVEVTKTEDALGLTITDNGAGYAFIKRIKEGSIINRLQTVSVGDSIEAINDHTIVGCRHYEVARMLRELPRAQPFTLRLVQPKKAFDMIGQRTRTGKSPGEGRVASGKETLRLRTQGPAVLEEGPSPSEEEAARRVDDLLESYMGIRDSDLASTMVEAAKGSSSVAQLAQGLDSVLGEFAFPQEFVAEVWAAVCHPKGDKE; from the exons ATGCAGCGGGCGGGCAGGCACGGCCGGCAGCCCCCCGAGGGCGGCCCCATGGAGAACGGCGTGGGGCAGGAGCCGGCGACCCCCGAGCCGGCCGGGCCCGCGGCCCCCCGGGCTCCCCGCGCCCGGCCCAGGCTGGTGTTCCACACGCAGCTGGCCCACGGCAGCCCCACGGGCCGCATCGAGGGCTTCACCAACGTCAAGGAGCTCTACGCCAAAATCGCCGAGGTCTTCGACATCTCGCCCACCGAG ATCCTCTTCTGCACGCTCAACACACACAAAGTGGACATGCAGAAGCTGCTGGGGGGACAGATTGGCCTGGAGGATTTCATCTTTGCCCACGTCCGGGGCGAGACCAAGGAGGTGGAGGTGACCAAGACAGAGGATGCGCTTGGCCTCACCATCACAGACAACGGGGCTGGCTACGCCTTCATCAAG AGGATCAAGGAGGGGAGCATCATCAACCGGCTGCAGACAGTGAGTGTGGGGGACAGCATCGAGGCCATCAACGACCACACCATCGTGGGCTGCCGGCACTACGAGGTGGCCCGGATGCTGCGGGAGCTGCCGCGGGCCCAGCCCTTCACCCTCCGCCTGGTCCAGCCGAAAAAGGCCTTCG ACATGATCGGGCAGCGGACACGGACAGGCAAATCCCCGGGCGAAGGCAGAGTGGCCAGCGGGAAGGAAACGCTGCGGCTGCGGACACAGGGCCCGGCCGTGCTGGAGGAGGGG cccagcccctccgAGGAAGAAGCTGCCCGGCGGGTGGATGATCTGCTCGAGAGTTACATGGGCATCCGCGACAGCGACCTGG CCTCGACGATGgtggaggcagccaagggcAGCTCCAGCGTAGCCCAGCTTGCCCAGGGGCTGGACTCGGTGCTGGGCGAGTTCGCCTTCCCCCAGGAGTTCGTGGCCGAGGTGTGGGCAGCTGTCTGCCACCCCAAGGGGGATAAGGAGTAG
- the HMG20B gene encoding SWI/SNF-related matrix-associated actin-dependent regulator of chromatin subfamily E member 1-related, which produces MAHSTKQPPAALLHATGKAQHGNFLVAIKQEKGESARVGGEKPEEEPVKKRGWPKGKKRKKILPNGPKAPVTGYVRFLNERREQIRTQHPDLPFPEITKMLGAEWSKLQLSEKQRYLDEAEREKQQYMKELREYQQSEAYKMCTEKIQEKKIKKEDVGTVGVNTLLNGHPHKAGECSDTFSTFDVPIFTEEFLDQNKAREAELRRLRKMNTEFEEQNAILQKHTESMNCAKEKLEQELVQEERQTLALQQQLQSVRQALTASFASLPIPGTGETPTLSTLDFYMAKLHSAIESNPLQHEPLVLRVKEILSRIASEHL; this is translated from the exons ACACGCCACGGGCAAGGCTCAGCATGGCAACTTCCTGGTGGCCATCAAACAGGAGAAGGGAGAGTCAGCACGGGTGGGCGGTGAGAAGCCAGAGGAGGAG CCGGTGAAGAAGAGGGGCTGGCCCAAGGgcaagaagaggaagaagatcCTTCCCAACGGCCCCAAAGCCCCCGTGACGGGCTACGTGCGCTTCCTGAACGAGCGGCGCGAGCAGATCCGCACGCAGCACCCCGACCTGCCCTTCCCAGAGATCACAAAGATGCTGGGAGCAGAGTGGAGCAAACTGCAGCTCTCAGAGAAGCAG CGGTACCTGGACGAGGCAGAGCGGGAGAAGCAGCAGTACATGAAGGAGCTGCGGGAGTACCAGCAGTCAGAGGCCTACAAAATGTGCACGGAGAAGATCCAGGAGAAAAAGATCAAAAAAG AGGACGTGGGCACGGTGGGTGTGAACACCCTACTCAACGGGCACCCGCACAAG GCTGGTGAGTGCAGCGACACCTTCTCCACCTTCGACGTGCCCATCTTCACCGAGGAGTTCTTGGACCAAAACAAGG CCCGGGAGGCCGAGCTGCGGCGCCTGCGCAAGATGAACACGGAGTTTGAGGAGCAGAACGCCATCCTGCAGAAGCACACGGAGAGCATGAACTGCGCCAAGGagaagctggagcaggagctggtgcaggaggagaggcagaccctggccctgcagcagcagctccagtctGTGCGACAGGCCCTCACTGCCAGCTTCgcctccctccccatccctg GCACTGGGGAGACCCCCACGCTGAGCACCCTGGACTTCTACATGGCCAAACTGCACAGTGCCATCGAGAGCAACCCCCTGCAGCACGAGCCGCTGGTGCTGCGTGTCAAGGAGATCCTGTCCAGGATTGCCAG TGAACACTTGTGA
- the TBXA2R gene encoding thromboxane A2 receptor — protein MEPPNSSTAGQAASCFGVFNASDGRASAQNSIASPWFSTAFGLIGLCSNLFALCVLVSSSRKLSSQARSSFLIFLCGLVVTDFMGLLVTASVIIPYHFTKFSWAKVDPGCHLCNFLGFSMVFFGQCPLLLGATMAGERFVGINHPFSRSTSLSKRRAWAIVGLVWGFSCLLGLLPLFGLGRYTLQFPGSWCFLTLLPDTGDVIFCLLFALLGILSVLLSFILNTVSVVTLCRIYHDRESVQRRRDSEVEMMVQLVGIMIIATICWMPLLIFIVQTVLQQLPGQAQVLPTDTQEMLLIYIRMVTWNQILDPWVYILFRRAVLQRVYPRLPPRASLASLSPSLPRKLTAGSVLQ, from the exons ATGGAGCCCCCCAACAGCAGCACGGCCGGGCAGGCAGCCTCGTGCTTCGGGGTGTTCAATGCCAGCGATGGTCGTGCCAGCGCACAGAACAGCATCGCCTCGCCCTGGTTCTCCACGGCCTTCGGCCTCATCGGCCTCTGCTCCAACCTCTTTGCCCTCTGTGTCCTGGTCAGCTCCTCCCGCAAGCTCTCCAGCCAGGCCCGCTCCtccttcctcatcttcctctgCGGGCTGGTGGTCACAGACTTCATGGGGCTGCTGGTGACAGCCTCGGTCATCATCCCCTACCACTTCACCAAGTTCTCCTGGGCCAAGGTCGACCCTGGCTGCCACCTCTGCAACTTCCTCGGCTTCTCCATGGTCTTCTTCGGGCAgtgcccgctgctgctgggggccacCATGGCCGGGGAGCGCTTCGTGGGCATCAACCACCCCTTCTCCCGCTCCACCAGCCTCTCCAAGCGCCGCGCCTGGGCCATCGTGGGGCTGGTGTGGGGCTTCTCCTGCTTGCTGGGACTGCTGCCGCTCTTCGGGCTGGGGCGCTACACGCTGCAGTTCCCCGGCTCCTGGTGCTTCCTCACCCTCCTGCCCGACACTGGCGATGTCATCTTCTGCCTGCTCTTTGCACTGCTGGGCATCCTCTCCGTGCTGCTCTCCTTCATCCTGAACACCGTCAGCGTGGTCACGCTCTGCCGCATCTACCACGACCGCGAGTCGGTGCAGCGGCGCCGGGACAGCGAGGTGGAGATGATGGTGCAGCTCGTGGGCATCATGATCATCGCCACCATCTGCTGGATGCCCCTGCTG ATCTTCATCGTGCAGAcggtcctgcagcagctgcctggccaGGCCCAGGTGCTGCCCACGGACAcgcaggagatgctgctgatCTACATCCGCATGGTCACCTGGAACCAGATCCTGGACCCCTGGGTGTACATCCTGTTCCGCCGGGCCGTGCTGCAACGCGTGTACCCCCGGCTGCCGCCCCGGGCCTCGCTggcctccctcagcccctccctgccccgcaAGCTCACCGCCGGCTCCGTGCTGCAGTAG